One window of Candidatus Macondimonas diazotrophica genomic DNA carries:
- the rimM gene encoding ribosome maturation factor RimM (Essential for efficient processing of 16S rRNA) encodes MPGSSGGAAVERVIIGRLGSPFGVKGWIRVHSHTRPAEQLFDYPLWGLGESGELRELAVEAAQAQGKGWIARLGGIADRDAAAELTGAMISVPRTMLPRAEQGAYYWIDLIGLRVVSTQGFDFGRVDSLMETGANDVLVVHGDAERLIPFVQPDVIQRIDLSAGVIEVDWDPDF; translated from the coding sequence ATGCCGGGCAGTTCCGGCGGGGCTGCGGTCGAACGTGTGATTATCGGACGACTTGGCAGTCCGTTCGGTGTGAAAGGTTGGATCCGGGTACATTCCCATACGCGTCCTGCGGAACAGCTCTTTGATTATCCCCTATGGGGGCTCGGTGAGTCGGGCGAACTTCGCGAGTTGGCCGTTGAAGCGGCTCAAGCTCAAGGGAAAGGGTGGATCGCAAGATTGGGGGGTATTGCTGATCGCGATGCGGCTGCAGAGCTGACGGGCGCTATGATCAGCGTTCCCCGGACGATGCTCCCAAGAGCCGAACAAGGTGCTTATTACTGGATTGATCTCATTGGTCTGCGCGTTGTGAGCACCCAGGGCTTTGACTTCGGGCGGGTAGATTCGTTGATGGAGACCGGTGCCAATGATGTGCTGGTGGTGCACGGCGATGCGGAACGGTTGATTCCTTTCGTACAGCCCGACGTCATTCAGAGGATCGATCTGAGCGCCGGTGTGATCGAGGTGGATTGGGATCCGGATTTTTGA
- the rpsP gene encoding 30S ribosomal protein S16: MVTIRLARAGAKKRPFYHLVVTDGRNRRDGRYLERIGFFNPVAGEKGEALRVDLARAQHWIAQGAQPSERVDQLLKQAAKMSEASV, translated from the coding sequence ATGGTCACCATTCGTCTTGCTCGTGCCGGCGCCAAGAAGCGGCCGTTCTACCACTTGGTCGTCACAGATGGCCGCAATCGGCGTGACGGTCGTTATCTGGAACGGATCGGTTTTTTCAATCCTGTTGCGGGCGAAAAGGGCGAAGCGTTGCGCGTCGACTTGGCTCGGGCTCAACACTGGATCGCTCAGGGTGCCCAGCCCTCCGAACGTGTCGACCAGTTGCTCAAGCAGGCGGCGAAAATGAGCGAAGCCAGCGTCTGA